A single Macaca fascicularis isolate 582-1 chromosome 13, T2T-MFA8v1.1 DNA region contains:
- the MFSD2B gene encoding sphingosine-1-phosphate transporter MFSD2B isoform X3 yields the protein MPWVLGCTPFIALAYFFLWFLPPFTSLRGLWYTTFYCLFQGLATFFQVPYTALTMLLTPCPRERDSATAYRMTVEMAGTLMGATVHGLIVSGAHKHHRCEATMTPGPVTVSPNAARLYYIAAAVVAVTYPVCSSLLCLGVKERPDPSTPASGPGLSFLAGLGLTTRHPPYLKLVISFLFISAAVQVEQSYLVLFCTHASQLHDHVQGLVLTVLVSAVLSTPLWEWVLQSFGKKMSAFGISAMVPFAILLAAVPTAPVAYVVAFVSGVSIAVSLLLPWSMLPDVVDDFQLQHHHGPGLETIFYSSYVFFTKLSGACALGISTLSLEFSGYKAGACKQAEEVVVTLKVLIGAVPTCMILAGLCILMVGSTPKTPSQDASSRLSLRRRTSYSLA from the exons ATGCCTTG GGTGCTGGGCTGCACCCCCTTCATCGCCCTGGCCTACTTCTTCCTGTGGTTCCTGCCCCCCTTCACCAGCCTGCGAGGCCTCTGGTACACCACCTTCTACTGCCTGTTCCAGGGCCTGGCCACG TTCTTCCAGGTACCCTACACAGCGCTCACCATGCTGCTGACCCCCTGCCCAAGGGAGCGCGACTCGGCCACTGCCTACC GGATGACTGTGGAGATGGCAGGAACACTGATGGGGGCCACTGTCCATGGGCTCATCGTGTCTGGCGCCCACAAACACCACAGGTGCGAGGCCACTATGACCCCGGGGCCAGTCACCGTCTCCCCCAATGCG GCCCGTCTCTACTACATTGCGGCCGCCGTGGTTGCGGTGACTTACCCCGTGTGCAGCAGTTTACTGTGCCTAGGGGTGAAGGAGCGGCCAG ACCCCTCCACCCCAGCCTCAGGCCCAGGCTTGAGTTTCCTGGCTGGGCTGGGCCTCACTACCCGGCACCCGCCCTACCTGAAGCTGGTGATCTCCTTCCTGTTCATCTCTGCTGCTGTTCAG GTGGAGCAGAGCTACCTGGTCCTGTTCTGTACACATGCCTCCCAGCTACACGACCACGTCCAGGGCCTGGTGCTAACCGTCCTG GTCTCAGCCGTGCTGAGCACCCCGCTGTGGGAGTGGGTTCTCCAGAGCTTTGGGAAGAAGATGTCAGCCTTCGGGATCTCT GCGATGGTGCCCTTTGCGATCTTGCTGGCTGCTGTGCCCACAGCACCTGTGGCTTATGTCGTGGCCTTTGTATCTGGCGTGAGCATTGCTGTGTCCTTGCTGCTACCCTg GTCCATGCTGCCAGACGTGGTGGATGACTTTCAGCTGCAGCACCATCACGGGCCAGGCCTGGAGACCATCTTCTACTCCTCCTACGTCTTCTTCACCAAGCTGTCTGGTGCATGTGCCCTGGGCATCTCCACCCTCAGTCTGGA GTTCTCGGGGTACAAGGCAGGGGCCTGCAAGCAGGCAGAGGAGGTAGTGGTCACCCTCAAGGTCCTCATCGGTGCCGTGCCCACTTGCATGATCCTTGCTGGGCTCTGCATCCTCATGGTCGGCTCCACTCCAAAGACGCCCAGTCAGGATGCCTCCAGCCGGCTGAGCCTTCGGAG GAGGACCAGCTACAGCCTGGCGTAA
- the MFSD2B gene encoding sphingosine-1-phosphate transporter MFSD2B isoform X1, with product MAAPPAPATEGSPQPEPHVREPGPGSARRGREDSRASRLSFCTKVCYGIGGVPNQIASSATAFYLQLFLLDIAQIPAAQVSLVLFGGKVSGAAADPVAGFFINRSQRTGSGRLMPWVLGCTPFIALAYFFLWFLPPFTSLRGLWYTTFYCLFQGLATFFQVPYTALTMLLTPCPRERDSATAYRMTVEMAGTLMGATVHGLIVSGAHKHHRCEATMTPGPVTVSPNAARLYYIAAAVVAVTYPVCSSLLCLGVKERPDPSTPASGPGLSFLAGLGLTTRHPPYLKLVISFLFISAAVQVEQSYLVLFCTHASQLHDHVQGLVLTVLVSAVLSTPLWEWVLQSFGKKMSAFGISAMVPFAILLAAVPTAPVAYVVAFVSGVSIAVSLLLPWSMLPDVVDDFQLQHHHGPGLETIFYSSYVFFTKLSGACALGISTLSLEFSGYKAGACKQAEEVVVTLKVLIGAVPTCMILAGLCILMVGSTPKTPSQDASSRLSLRRRTSYSLA from the exons ATGGCGGCGCCCCCTGCACCAGCCACCGAGGGGTCCCCGCAACCGGAGCCGCACGTCCGGGAGCCCGGCCCGGGGAGCGCCAGGCGAGGGCGAGAG GACAGCAGAGCCAGTCGCCTCTCATTCTGTACGAAGGTGTGCTATGGCATTGGTGGGGTCCCCAACCAGATAGCCTCTAGCGCCACAGCCTTTTACCTGCAGCTCTTCCTGCTTGATATAGCACAG ATCCCTGCCGCCCAGGTGTCACTTGTTCTGTTTGGGGGAAAAGTGTCTGGGGCAGCTGCTGACCCTGTGGCTGGGTTCTTCATCAACAGGAGCCAGAGGACGGGGTCTGGACGGCTCATGCCTTG GGTGCTGGGCTGCACCCCCTTCATCGCCCTGGCCTACTTCTTCCTGTGGTTCCTGCCCCCCTTCACCAGCCTGCGAGGCCTCTGGTACACCACCTTCTACTGCCTGTTCCAGGGCCTGGCCACG TTCTTCCAGGTACCCTACACAGCGCTCACCATGCTGCTGACCCCCTGCCCAAGGGAGCGCGACTCGGCCACTGCCTACC GGATGACTGTGGAGATGGCAGGAACACTGATGGGGGCCACTGTCCATGGGCTCATCGTGTCTGGCGCCCACAAACACCACAGGTGCGAGGCCACTATGACCCCGGGGCCAGTCACCGTCTCCCCCAATGCG GCCCGTCTCTACTACATTGCGGCCGCCGTGGTTGCGGTGACTTACCCCGTGTGCAGCAGTTTACTGTGCCTAGGGGTGAAGGAGCGGCCAG ACCCCTCCACCCCAGCCTCAGGCCCAGGCTTGAGTTTCCTGGCTGGGCTGGGCCTCACTACCCGGCACCCGCCCTACCTGAAGCTGGTGATCTCCTTCCTGTTCATCTCTGCTGCTGTTCAG GTGGAGCAGAGCTACCTGGTCCTGTTCTGTACACATGCCTCCCAGCTACACGACCACGTCCAGGGCCTGGTGCTAACCGTCCTG GTCTCAGCCGTGCTGAGCACCCCGCTGTGGGAGTGGGTTCTCCAGAGCTTTGGGAAGAAGATGTCAGCCTTCGGGATCTCT GCGATGGTGCCCTTTGCGATCTTGCTGGCTGCTGTGCCCACAGCACCTGTGGCTTATGTCGTGGCCTTTGTATCTGGCGTGAGCATTGCTGTGTCCTTGCTGCTACCCTg GTCCATGCTGCCAGACGTGGTGGATGACTTTCAGCTGCAGCACCATCACGGGCCAGGCCTGGAGACCATCTTCTACTCCTCCTACGTCTTCTTCACCAAGCTGTCTGGTGCATGTGCCCTGGGCATCTCCACCCTCAGTCTGGA GTTCTCGGGGTACAAGGCAGGGGCCTGCAAGCAGGCAGAGGAGGTAGTGGTCACCCTCAAGGTCCTCATCGGTGCCGTGCCCACTTGCATGATCCTTGCTGGGCTCTGCATCCTCATGGTCGGCTCCACTCCAAAGACGCCCAGTCAGGATGCCTCCAGCCGGCTGAGCCTTCGGAG GAGGACCAGCTACAGCCTGGCGTAA
- the MFSD2B gene encoding sphingosine-1-phosphate transporter MFSD2B isoform X2 codes for MAAPPAPATEGSPQPEPHVREPGPGSARRGREDSRASRLSFCTKVCYGIGGVPNQIASSATAFYLQLFLLDIAQIPAAQVSLVLFGGKVSGAAADPVAGFFINRSQRTGSGRLMPWVLGCTPFIALAYFFLWFLPPFTSLRGLWYTTFYCLFQGLATFFQVPYTALTMLLTPCPRERDSATAYRMTVEMAGTLMGATVHGLIVSGAHKHHRCEATMTPGPVTVSPNAARLYYIAAAVVAVTYPVCSSLLCLGVKERPDPSTPASGPGLSFLAGLGLTTRHPPYLKLVISFLFISAAVQVSAVLSTPLWEWVLQSFGKKMSAFGISAMVPFAILLAAVPTAPVAYVVAFVSGVSIAVSLLLPWSMLPDVVDDFQLQHHHGPGLETIFYSSYVFFTKLSGACALGISTLSLEFSGYKAGACKQAEEVVVTLKVLIGAVPTCMILAGLCILMVGSTPKTPSQDASSRLSLRRRTSYSLA; via the exons ATGGCGGCGCCCCCTGCACCAGCCACCGAGGGGTCCCCGCAACCGGAGCCGCACGTCCGGGAGCCCGGCCCGGGGAGCGCCAGGCGAGGGCGAGAG GACAGCAGAGCCAGTCGCCTCTCATTCTGTACGAAGGTGTGCTATGGCATTGGTGGGGTCCCCAACCAGATAGCCTCTAGCGCCACAGCCTTTTACCTGCAGCTCTTCCTGCTTGATATAGCACAG ATCCCTGCCGCCCAGGTGTCACTTGTTCTGTTTGGGGGAAAAGTGTCTGGGGCAGCTGCTGACCCTGTGGCTGGGTTCTTCATCAACAGGAGCCAGAGGACGGGGTCTGGACGGCTCATGCCTTG GGTGCTGGGCTGCACCCCCTTCATCGCCCTGGCCTACTTCTTCCTGTGGTTCCTGCCCCCCTTCACCAGCCTGCGAGGCCTCTGGTACACCACCTTCTACTGCCTGTTCCAGGGCCTGGCCACG TTCTTCCAGGTACCCTACACAGCGCTCACCATGCTGCTGACCCCCTGCCCAAGGGAGCGCGACTCGGCCACTGCCTACC GGATGACTGTGGAGATGGCAGGAACACTGATGGGGGCCACTGTCCATGGGCTCATCGTGTCTGGCGCCCACAAACACCACAGGTGCGAGGCCACTATGACCCCGGGGCCAGTCACCGTCTCCCCCAATGCG GCCCGTCTCTACTACATTGCGGCCGCCGTGGTTGCGGTGACTTACCCCGTGTGCAGCAGTTTACTGTGCCTAGGGGTGAAGGAGCGGCCAG ACCCCTCCACCCCAGCCTCAGGCCCAGGCTTGAGTTTCCTGGCTGGGCTGGGCCTCACTACCCGGCACCCGCCCTACCTGAAGCTGGTGATCTCCTTCCTGTTCATCTCTGCTGCTGTTCAG GTCTCAGCCGTGCTGAGCACCCCGCTGTGGGAGTGGGTTCTCCAGAGCTTTGGGAAGAAGATGTCAGCCTTCGGGATCTCT GCGATGGTGCCCTTTGCGATCTTGCTGGCTGCTGTGCCCACAGCACCTGTGGCTTATGTCGTGGCCTTTGTATCTGGCGTGAGCATTGCTGTGTCCTTGCTGCTACCCTg GTCCATGCTGCCAGACGTGGTGGATGACTTTCAGCTGCAGCACCATCACGGGCCAGGCCTGGAGACCATCTTCTACTCCTCCTACGTCTTCTTCACCAAGCTGTCTGGTGCATGTGCCCTGGGCATCTCCACCCTCAGTCTGGA GTTCTCGGGGTACAAGGCAGGGGCCTGCAAGCAGGCAGAGGAGGTAGTGGTCACCCTCAAGGTCCTCATCGGTGCCGTGCCCACTTGCATGATCCTTGCTGGGCTCTGCATCCTCATGGTCGGCTCCACTCCAAAGACGCCCAGTCAGGATGCCTCCAGCCGGCTGAGCCTTCGGAG GAGGACCAGCTACAGCCTGGCGTAA
- the MFSD2B gene encoding sphingosine-1-phosphate transporter MFSD2B isoform X4 produces the protein MPWVLGCTPFIALAYFFLWFLPPFTSLRGLWYTTFYCLFQGLATFFQVPYTALTMLLTPCPRERDSATAYRMTVEMAGTLMGATVHGLIVSGAHKHHRCEATMTPGPVTVSPNAARLYYIAAAVVAVTYPVCSSLLCLGVKERPDPSTPASGPGLSFLAGLGLTTRHPPYLKLVISFLFISAAVQVSAVLSTPLWEWVLQSFGKKMSAFGISAMVPFAILLAAVPTAPVAYVVAFVSGVSIAVSLLLPWSMLPDVVDDFQLQHHHGPGLETIFYSSYVFFTKLSGACALGISTLSLEFSGYKAGACKQAEEVVVTLKVLIGAVPTCMILAGLCILMVGSTPKTPSQDASSRLSLRRRTSYSLA, from the exons ATGCCTTG GGTGCTGGGCTGCACCCCCTTCATCGCCCTGGCCTACTTCTTCCTGTGGTTCCTGCCCCCCTTCACCAGCCTGCGAGGCCTCTGGTACACCACCTTCTACTGCCTGTTCCAGGGCCTGGCCACG TTCTTCCAGGTACCCTACACAGCGCTCACCATGCTGCTGACCCCCTGCCCAAGGGAGCGCGACTCGGCCACTGCCTACC GGATGACTGTGGAGATGGCAGGAACACTGATGGGGGCCACTGTCCATGGGCTCATCGTGTCTGGCGCCCACAAACACCACAGGTGCGAGGCCACTATGACCCCGGGGCCAGTCACCGTCTCCCCCAATGCG GCCCGTCTCTACTACATTGCGGCCGCCGTGGTTGCGGTGACTTACCCCGTGTGCAGCAGTTTACTGTGCCTAGGGGTGAAGGAGCGGCCAG ACCCCTCCACCCCAGCCTCAGGCCCAGGCTTGAGTTTCCTGGCTGGGCTGGGCCTCACTACCCGGCACCCGCCCTACCTGAAGCTGGTGATCTCCTTCCTGTTCATCTCTGCTGCTGTTCAG GTCTCAGCCGTGCTGAGCACCCCGCTGTGGGAGTGGGTTCTCCAGAGCTTTGGGAAGAAGATGTCAGCCTTCGGGATCTCT GCGATGGTGCCCTTTGCGATCTTGCTGGCTGCTGTGCCCACAGCACCTGTGGCTTATGTCGTGGCCTTTGTATCTGGCGTGAGCATTGCTGTGTCCTTGCTGCTACCCTg GTCCATGCTGCCAGACGTGGTGGATGACTTTCAGCTGCAGCACCATCACGGGCCAGGCCTGGAGACCATCTTCTACTCCTCCTACGTCTTCTTCACCAAGCTGTCTGGTGCATGTGCCCTGGGCATCTCCACCCTCAGTCTGGA GTTCTCGGGGTACAAGGCAGGGGCCTGCAAGCAGGCAGAGGAGGTAGTGGTCACCCTCAAGGTCCTCATCGGTGCCGTGCCCACTTGCATGATCCTTGCTGGGCTCTGCATCCTCATGGTCGGCTCCACTCCAAAGACGCCCAGTCAGGATGCCTCCAGCCGGCTGAGCCTTCGGAG GAGGACCAGCTACAGCCTGGCGTAA